A window of Mixophyes fleayi isolate aMixFle1 chromosome 10, aMixFle1.hap1, whole genome shotgun sequence contains these coding sequences:
- the ZNF319 gene encoding zinc finger protein 319, whose translation MSEGWPPAQAPPLSLQPTQQHPIALGEHPNPGSAENPLGCAVYGILLQPELGVQHPPLPPSEPLHKCGLCGHDLSHLTNPQEHQCMPSVSQDRSFQCTQCLKIFHQATELLEHQCTQVEQKPFVCGVCKMGFSLLTSLAQHHNAHNESSLKCSICEKTYKSPDADRACLPTGPPPLTTTAQSLHDSHDRPFNCTLCHKPFKHLSELSRHERIHTGEKPYKCTLCDKSFSQSSHLVHHKRTHSSERPYKCTVCEKSFKHRSHLLRHMYAHAGEQLFQCQTCQLRFKESSQLLHHPCTPAGERPFRCAACQKTFRRPSDLRQHERTHSEERPFHCDLCQMSFKQQYALMRHRRTHKTEDPTNCTLCDKGMVYNQHAAESIFKCNACQRGFNQSQELLRHKCGQSSAERPFQCSVCHKTYKRSSALQKHQAAHCSEKPLRCTACERRFFSSSEFVQHRCDPARDKPLKCPDCEKRFKYASDLQRHRRVHTGEKPYKCLSCDKSFKQREHLNKHQSVHNREQQYKCLWCGERFHDLGQLQEHSAQHTADGAFQVAACLP comes from the coding sequence ATGTCAGAGGGCTGGCCTCCCGCACAGGCCCCACCGCTCTCATTGCAGCCTACCCAACAGCATCCCATCGCCCTCGGGGAGCACCCCAACCCAGGCTCTGCCGAGAACCCACTGGGCTGTGCCGTGTATGGTATTCTGCTACAACCAGAGCTTGGGGTCCAGCATCCTCCCTTACCACCCAGCGAGCCCCTACACAAATGTGGGTTATGTGGGCATGACCTCTCTCACCTCACCAACCCACAGGAACATCAGTGCATGCCCTCTGTGAGTCAGGACCGTTCCTTCCAATGCACCCAGTGTCTGAAGATCTTTCATCAGGCAACCGAGCTTCTGGAACACCAGTGTACACAGGTCGAGCAAAAACCTTTTGTTTGTGGTGTCTGCAAAATGGGGTTCTCGCTCCTGACCTCACTCGCCCAGCACCACAATGCCCATAACGAGAGTTCCCTAAAATGCTCTATCTGTGAAAAAACGTATAAATCCCCGGATGCGGATAGAGCCTGTTTGCCCACTGGACCCCCTCCCCTAACCACCACTGCCCAGTCATTGCATGACTCACATGACAGACCTTTCAATTGCACCCTGTGCCACAAACCATTCAAACACCTATCAGAACTATCTCGTCATGAGCGCATTCACACCGGGGAGAAACCATACAAGTGCACGCTGTGCGATAAGAGCTTCAGCCAGTCCTCGCACCTTGTGCATCACAAGCGGACGCACAGCTCTGAGCGCCCCTACAAGTGCACAGTATGTGAGAAGAGCTTTAAGCATCGTTCCCACCTCTTACGGCACATGTATGCCCACGCTGGAGAGCAGCTCTTCCAATGCCAGACATGTCAGCTGCGATTTAAGGAATCTTCGCAGTTACTGCATCACCCGTGCACGCCAGCAGGAGAGCGACCCTTCCGGTGCGCCGCCTGTCAAAAGACTTTTCGTCGCCCATCTGACCTGAGACAGCATGAGCGGACACACAGCGAGGAGCGTCCCTTTCACTGCGACCTGTGTCAGATGAGTTTTAAGCAACAGTACGCACTCATGAGACATCGACGCACTCACAAAACCGAGGATCCCACCAACTGCACTTTGTGTGATAAGGGTATGGTGTATAACCAACACGCGGCAGAGAGCATCTTCAAATGCAATGCTTGCCAGCGGGGCTTCAACCAGTCGCAGGAGTTGTTAAGACACAAGTGTGGACAAAGCAGTGCAGAGCGGCCGTTCCAATGCAGTGTGTGTCACAAGACTTACAAGCGCTCGTCTGCCCTACAGAAACACCAGGCCGCACATTGTTCAGAGAAGCCGCTGCGATGTACGGCCTGTGAACGGCGCTTCTTCTCCTCCTCGGAGTTTGTGCAGCATCGCTGTGACCCAGCCAGAGACAAACCTCTCAAGTGCCCGGACTGTGAAAAACGTTTCAAATATGCATCAGACCTTCAGAGACACCGGCGGGTACACACGGGGGAGAAACCCTACAAGTGCCTGTCGTGTGACAAAAGTTTTAAGCAGCGGGAGCATCTGAACAAGCACCAAAGTGTCCACAACAGAGAGCAGCAGTACAAGTGTCTGTGGTGTGGGGAGAGATTCCACGACCTGGGCCAGCTTCAGGAACACAGTGCCCAACACACAGCGGATGGGGCGTTCCAAGTGGCTGCCTGTCTGCCATGA